One Flagellimonas sp. CMM7 genomic region harbors:
- a CDS encoding TraR/DksA C4-type zinc finger protein: protein MAQDLKVRYSDKDLNEFRTLIEEKIDKANKHLELLKSSYMNDGNNGTDDTSPTFKAFEEGSATMSKEANTQLAIRQEKFIRDLKNALLRIENKTYGICRVTGKLINKERLKLVPHATLSIEAKNMQK, encoded by the coding sequence ATGGCACAAGATTTAAAAGTAAGATACTCGGATAAGGATCTAAATGAATTTAGAACGTTAATTGAAGAAAAAATAGATAAAGCAAATAAGCACTTGGAGTTGCTTAAGAGCTCATATATGAACGATGGCAATAATGGCACGGATGATACCTCTCCAACATTCAAAGCTTTTGAGGAGGGTTCCGCTACCATGAGCAAAGAGGCCAATACACAATTGGCTATTCGCCAAGAAAAGTTCATCAGAGATTTGAAGAATGCTTTATTAAGAATAGAGAACAAAACTTATGGGATTTGCCGTGTAACAGGAAAACTCATCAATAAGGAACGACTAAAGTTGGTTCCGCATGCTACACTAAGCATAGAAGCTAAAAACATGCAGAAATAG
- a CDS encoding 5-formyltetrahydrofolate cyclo-ligase, whose amino-acid sequence MLKHELRIKYKNLREEMNSSIISDYSILLANHVLQIPIWDFFYFHIFLSIEKNKEIDTLPMITLLQGKDKNVVIPKVSSGNSMENYLLTDSTVLKKNKWHIPEPIDGVKIPENQIDVVFVPLLAFDATGNRVGYGKGYYDTFLHRCRPETIKIGLSLFEAEDGISDIHENDVKLNYCVTPKKVYKF is encoded by the coding sequence ATGTTGAAACATGAACTAAGGATAAAATATAAGAATTTGAGAGAGGAAATGAATTCCTCTATTATCTCAGATTATAGCATACTCTTGGCAAATCATGTACTTCAAATCCCTATTTGGGATTTTTTTTATTTCCATATTTTTCTAAGTATCGAGAAAAACAAAGAGATTGATACCCTCCCCATGATTACTCTTCTTCAAGGAAAGGATAAGAATGTAGTTATCCCTAAAGTTAGTTCTGGAAATTCAATGGAAAACTACCTATTAACAGATAGCACTGTTCTCAAGAAAAATAAATGGCATATTCCTGAACCTATAGATGGAGTTAAAATCCCAGAAAACCAAATAGATGTAGTTTTTGTGCCACTGCTAGCTTTTGATGCGACAGGAAACCGCGTTGGTTATGGCAAAGGTTATTATGATACCTTTTTACATAGGTGTAGACCAGAAACCATAAAAATTGGATTATCACTTTTTGAAGCTGAAGACGGCATTAGTGATATCCATGAAAATGATGTTAAACTGAATTACTGTGTTACTCCAAAAAAGGTTTATAAATTTTAA
- a CDS encoding lipoprotein signal peptidase yields MNLKKSLIIIILILVVDQISKIYVKTNFVLGESSAVFDWFKILFIENEGAAWGTKLSDLLPISESAGKLVLTIFRLFAIFGIGYWLWDIIKKESPKTLILAVSLIFAGALGNIIDSVFYGIIFDNSSNQVATLFSSEPYGNLFYGKVVDMLYFPLIDTTWPEWVPSVGGKSFRFFEPVFNIADTAISTGVGILIVFNKKAFPKQEKQVEN; encoded by the coding sequence ATGAATTTAAAGAAGTCCCTCATAATCATCATATTAATACTGGTTGTTGACCAGATAAGCAAAATCTACGTTAAAACTAATTTTGTCCTAGGAGAATCCTCCGCAGTGTTCGACTGGTTCAAGATACTATTTATAGAAAATGAGGGGGCAGCTTGGGGTACCAAGCTCAGTGACCTTCTTCCAATCTCGGAATCAGCAGGAAAGTTGGTCTTGACCATTTTTAGACTTTTCGCCATATTTGGTATTGGTTATTGGCTGTGGGACATTATAAAAAAGGAATCCCCGAAAACCTTGATTTTGGCGGTTTCCCTAATTTTTGCTGGAGCTTTGGGTAATATTATAGATTCGGTTTTTTATGGGATAATTTTTGACAATAGTAGCAATCAAGTGGCTACTTTGTTTTCTAGTGAGCCCTATGGAAATCTTTTTTACGGTAAGGTTGTGGACATGTTATACTTTCCATTAATAGATACCACTTGGCCCGAATGGGTGCCCTCCGTTGGGGGTAAAAGTTTTCGGTTTTTTGAACCTGTTTTTAATATAGCAGATACGGCTATAAGCACTGGTGTTGGTATATTGATTGTATTCAATAAAAAAGCTTTTCCAAAACAGGAGAAACAGGTAGAAAATTAA